The genomic window ATTCATCGCTCAGCAATGTGGGAGCAGGTTCTTGACGCTCTCGAATATGCGCACACGCAAGGCGTTCTTCACGGCGACATCCATGACCGCAATGTCATGATCACGGATCCCGTCAGCCCGAATCCGATTCTTCTCGACTTCGGAACCTCCGTGTTTGCTGGCCGGAATCGACTCTCGCGATCCAATGAGCGTGAGGTAAAGGGGATCATGGAGTTGACGGCGAAAGTATTCCCCGAGTTAGAACACATCCAGATCATGCCCGCGCCAGAGGGACTCACCCCAGGCGAAGCGGTTAGACACTCCAGGGCTGCAGCCGGCATATTGGTGGAACTTGAGGCATGGAGATCCGCCTTCCGTCGCAATGACGATTACCATATTCGCTGGAAACCTGTGGCGATCGCTGGCCACGTCGTGGAGGCACCAGCCCTTCAGCTCGACGGCGTCATAGCTGCAGTCCGGCGCGTGAGCGACGCGGACATGCATCTTGCTTGGATGCTGGCCATGATTGAGTCGCTTGCCGCCGAAGAAATCAAGGGGAGTTCCAGCGGTACTGCTTTCGACACATCGAGACCGTTGGCCGAGCTGGATGTTGCCGCACGCCGCGGGCTGTTGGCTCTCAGGAACCGGTTAGCGTCGACTGGCCGTCCCGAGCACTGATCGGGGCAGAGCACTTTCAAGGCGCGGACCTACAGGCTCTCGAAGTACCCACTTGTGACGGACCAGTCAAACGCCTTCGCAGGCCCAGGCGTAGGTGCCGTTCTGCGCTGCGGACAGGGTGCCTGCAGCGTTCGTTCTGGCGCGTTATTCGGCTGAGAGGTCGTGTTCGCCTGAAGCGAGCGTGGCCTACTCTGTCTTGTGCGCCCGGCAGGCTACTCGCCAACTTGATCGATCCACTCTGGTGGTATGAGCGCATGACCGTCCGCGCGCCATCGCTCGACGACCGCATCAGCAAACCGTTCATCGTCCAGATCCGCGTGCTCAAGCACCAGAACCTGAAAACCCCCTGCAGTCTCGTCGACGAATCGAAACAAGACATCAAACACCCGGGCCAACGAAGCGTGGTCATCGTCGCCAAGCGGCTCTAACCCAGTCGCGTCCGGAGGGAAGTAGACCTGGGACGGTTGATCAAGAACCAGAAAGTGTGGAACTGGACGAGCGTTCTCGGCTAGGAACGTATGGAGACCGACCAAGGCCGCAAGGTGATAGCCGAGCCAATTCGCGCCGCTACCAATCTCACGGAGTCGGTAGCTGCCATGTGCCGTGTCCACGATTACGGTCAGAGCGCGGGCATCTAGCCGCACTGGCGCCGGTGCGTGCTCTAGTTCCAGCTTGGCCGCCACGTCGGTGATCTGGTACGAGATGCGTGACAAGGCAGCTGCGAGGCGCTCGGCCGCAGCATCGGCGTCAAGCTCACGTCGGAGCGCATCGATTTCCTCTTCGATTTCGTGAAGACGA from Candidatus Binatia bacterium includes these protein-coding regions:
- a CDS encoding protein kinase, with the translated sequence MKATIVSISAVDVEGQIVTLSGYDLHSVLDSGANGAVIEATDNALGRRVAIKIWPLQRRQGDNRDKRIQALAESKKPAALKHEGIVTVHRVISGDTFVALDMEFLDGQTLREWLRTYKRNLWSDEQDMDLIHRSAMWEQVLDALEYAHTQGVLHGDIHDRNVMITDPVSPNPILLDFGTSVFAGRNRLSRSNEREVKGIMELTAKVFPELEHIQIMPAPEGLTPGEAVRHSRAAAGILVELEAWRSAFRRNDDYHIRWKPVAIAGHVVEAPALQLDGVIAAVRRVSDADMHLAWMLAMIESLAAEEIKGSSSGTAFDTSRPLAELDVAARRGLLALRNRLASTGRPEH